From a region of the Gordonia sp. PP30 genome:
- a CDS encoding MMPL family transporter: protein MKGLRRLSVTPAPSAGEPRSRWLRVVLPALTIVAWLVGAAIGGPYFGRVDEVSSNDQTAYLPASADATLVQKRLADFRDSDAIPAIIVLVRDDRPTEDQVAALRSSIAGLSDLTGVAPGLSPLIPAEDGRAFEAIVPIDADADVGEVVGSIGEHLRATAPPGTAVYVTGPAGFTADLIDAFSGIDGILLGVALLAVFIILVLVYRSLLLPIAVLSTSLFALTVALLVVWWLAKAGVILLSGQTQGILFILVIGAATDYSLLYVSRYREALRVQQDKWVASKAALRGSFEPILASGGTVIVGLLCLLLSDLKSNSTLGPVASIGIVFAMLSALTLLPAILFAFGRAAFWPKRPRFEPQAVADEDGIPARGIWPRVGRLIRRHPRAIWACTSLVLIAGALGVTQLHAEGVPQSDLVLTASEARAGQDALGKHFPGGSGSPVYVLTTASTLQQTADTLLDTPGIDDVTVASKDSVSGSAAVTRNGIVPIGPPGAAAPAPTVVGGQVLLQGTLADAADSDAAEHTVRDLRARLADTGSDALVGGVTATAVDTNDASIHDRTLIIPIVLVVILLILMILLRAVVAPVLLVLTTVLSFATALGVSAFVFDYVLHLPGADPAVPLYGFVFLVALGIDYNIFLATRIREEARVHGTRDGVIRGLAVTGGVITSAGLVLAATFAALAVIPILFLLQIAFIVAFGVLLDTFLVRALLVPALFYDIGRTIWWPSKLSTEPPRAP, encoded by the coding sequence ATGAAGGGACTTCGCCGTCTCTCGGTGACGCCCGCGCCGTCCGCCGGAGAACCCCGCTCACGATGGCTACGGGTAGTCCTGCCAGCCCTCACCATCGTGGCGTGGTTGGTGGGAGCGGCGATCGGTGGCCCGTATTTCGGCAGGGTCGATGAGGTCTCCTCGAACGACCAGACGGCCTATCTGCCCGCCTCCGCGGACGCGACACTCGTCCAGAAGCGCCTGGCCGATTTCCGCGACTCGGATGCCATTCCGGCGATCATCGTGCTGGTCCGCGACGACAGACCGACCGAAGATCAGGTCGCCGCACTGCGGAGTTCCATCGCCGGACTGTCCGATCTCACCGGGGTAGCGCCGGGGCTGTCGCCACTGATTCCCGCAGAAGACGGCCGTGCGTTCGAGGCGATCGTGCCCATCGACGCGGATGCGGACGTCGGGGAGGTGGTCGGCTCGATCGGCGAGCACCTCCGTGCAACCGCTCCCCCCGGAACGGCCGTCTACGTGACCGGCCCGGCCGGCTTCACCGCAGACCTCATCGACGCATTCTCCGGGATCGACGGGATCCTCCTCGGCGTCGCACTCCTCGCGGTATTCATCATCCTCGTCCTGGTCTACCGTTCGCTGCTGCTGCCGATCGCCGTCCTCTCGACGAGCCTCTTCGCGCTCACCGTCGCCCTCCTCGTCGTCTGGTGGCTGGCCAAGGCCGGCGTGATCCTGCTGAGCGGCCAGACCCAGGGCATTCTGTTCATCCTCGTCATCGGTGCCGCGACCGACTACTCGCTGCTCTACGTCTCCCGCTACCGCGAGGCCCTTCGCGTCCAGCAGGACAAGTGGGTCGCCAGCAAGGCCGCACTGCGCGGTTCGTTCGAGCCGATTCTCGCCTCGGGTGGGACGGTCATCGTCGGCTTGCTGTGCCTGCTCCTCAGTGATCTGAAGTCCAACAGCACACTCGGCCCGGTCGCGTCCATCGGCATCGTCTTCGCCATGTTGTCCGCGCTGACGCTGCTGCCCGCGATCCTCTTCGCCTTCGGACGCGCGGCGTTCTGGCCGAAGCGCCCCCGGTTCGAGCCGCAGGCCGTCGCGGACGAGGACGGGATCCCCGCCCGGGGAATCTGGCCCAGGGTCGGCCGCCTCATCCGCCGCCATCCCCGCGCGATATGGGCATGCACATCGCTCGTGCTGATCGCCGGCGCGTTGGGCGTCACCCAACTCCACGCCGAGGGTGTCCCGCAGTCCGATCTCGTGCTGACCGCCTCCGAAGCCCGCGCGGGCCAAGACGCCCTCGGCAAGCACTTTCCCGGCGGCTCAGGGAGTCCGGTGTATGTGCTGACGACGGCGAGCACACTTCAGCAGACCGCCGACACACTCCTGGACACTCCCGGCATCGACGATGTGACCGTGGCAAGCAAGGACTCGGTCTCCGGATCCGCAGCGGTCACGAGGAACGGAATCGTCCCGATCGGACCGCCCGGTGCCGCCGCTCCGGCACCGACGGTGGTCGGCGGGCAGGTGCTGCTGCAAGGCACGCTGGCCGACGCGGCAGATTCGGATGCGGCCGAACACACGGTTCGAGATCTGCGCGCACGTCTCGCGGACACCGGGAGCGACGCGCTCGTCGGAGGGGTCACCGCAACCGCCGTCGACACCAACGATGCCTCGATACACGACCGCACCCTCATCATCCCGATCGTGCTCGTCGTGATTCTCCTCATCTTGATGATCCTGCTGCGTGCGGTCGTCGCGCCGGTGCTCCTGGTCCTCACTACCGTGCTCTCCTTCGCGACCGCGCTCGGCGTCTCCGCCTTCGTGTTCGACTACGTCCTGCATCTCCCTGGGGCGGACCCGGCCGTGCCGCTCTACGGTTTCGTGTTCCTCGTCGCCCTCGGGATCGACTACAACATCTTCCTCGCCACCCGGATCCGTGAGGAGGCACGCGTGCACGGGACACGTGACGGGGTGATCCGCGGGCTGGCCGTGACCGGAGGGGTCATCACCTCCGCGGGTCTGGTGCTCGCCGCCACCTTCGCCGCGCTCGCGGTGATCCCGATTCTGTTCCTTCTGCAGATCGCGTTCATCGTCGCATTCGGCGTGCTTCTGGACACCTTCCTGGTACGAGCGCTGCTGGTGCCCGCCCTCTTCTACGACATCGGCCGCACCATCTGGTGGCCGTCGAAGCTGAGTACCGAGCCTCCGCGCGCGCCATAG
- the istB gene encoding IS21-like element helper ATPase IstB, with translation MNPPVSDNAAMIKQIIHLAAVLKAPRITESAARLADHARDSGWTHETYLAAVLEREVAARNASGARLRIRAAGMPATKTLDDFDFDHQPTARGPIQALASGAYLAEHRNVVLLGPPGTGKTHLATALAVAACHQGHRVLFATATEWVARLSEAHERGRLAAELARLRRYGLIIVDEVGYLPFEQDAANLFFQLVSSRYEHASLILTSNLPFSSWGAVFGDQVVAAAMIDRIVHHADVIALKGASYRLRDRGLETLPSIKAEQENLD, from the coding sequence ATGAACCCACCGGTCTCCGACAACGCCGCGATGATCAAACAGATCATTCACCTCGCTGCGGTCCTCAAAGCCCCGCGGATCACCGAATCGGCCGCCCGCCTAGCCGACCACGCCCGCGATTCGGGCTGGACCCACGAAACCTATCTGGCCGCGGTCCTGGAACGCGAAGTCGCCGCCCGCAACGCCTCGGGCGCCCGGCTACGGATCCGCGCCGCCGGCATGCCCGCGACCAAAACGCTCGATGACTTCGACTTCGACCACCAGCCCACAGCACGAGGCCCGATCCAGGCACTGGCCTCCGGGGCCTACCTCGCCGAGCATCGCAACGTCGTGCTCCTCGGGCCACCGGGCACCGGGAAGACTCACCTGGCCACCGCCCTCGCAGTGGCCGCCTGCCACCAAGGACACCGCGTCCTGTTCGCCACCGCCACCGAATGGGTAGCCCGGCTCAGCGAAGCACACGAGCGAGGACGACTCGCCGCTGAACTGGCGCGTCTGCGCCGATACGGACTGATCATCGTCGACGAAGTCGGCTACCTGCCCTTCGAACAAGACGCCGCGAACCTGTTCTTCCAACTGGTCTCATCCCGCTACGAACACGCCTCACTCATCCTCACCAGCAACCTGCCATTCAGCTCCTGGGGTGCGGTGTTCGGCGACCAAGTCGTCGCCGCCGCGATGATCGACCGCATCGTCCACCACGCCGACGTCATCGCCCTCAAAGGAGCGTCCTACCGACTACGCGACAGAGGCCTGGAAACACTTCCCAGCATCAAGGCCGAACAAGAAAACCTAGACTAG
- a CDS encoding DUF3566 domain-containing protein — translation MSKANEPEETAPERGTMPTPWQRGETTSNTGLTAGDVAKAAQQLTGDATVGPPAPGVPGDGSSGAPTRAVPVQSGPGVKGPSGQTPPAPPAPPVKAPPTQAVPVPGGGAGGPGGGKPAPGTAGAAAAAVKSPPGPAQGPGGPGPRPGGPGQPGAPGPHGPGPGGPKGGSGLGKLVTGTAVTGPGPRPGVADPDLSAERSRDHSAPTAATTKTPVASPAGPKPDLDAIHKTGAKADGDRAAVRRIPASSTIGTPLRAAVQVRRVDPWSIFKVSGVLAIAGFLIWMIAIAVLYGVLAGMGVWDQINSSFGTLVSADGSSSGGDLISTGQVFGFSALFGVFAAIVLTALATILAYIYNVCADVVGGVEVTLADLD, via the coding sequence GTGAGCAAAGCCAACGAGCCCGAGGAAACCGCACCCGAGCGCGGCACCATGCCGACGCCCTGGCAGCGGGGCGAGACCACCTCGAATACGGGACTCACCGCGGGAGACGTGGCGAAAGCGGCGCAGCAGCTCACCGGGGACGCCACAGTCGGTCCGCCGGCGCCCGGTGTGCCCGGTGACGGCTCGTCGGGAGCGCCCACGCGGGCGGTTCCGGTGCAGAGTGGCCCCGGGGTGAAGGGGCCGTCGGGGCAGACTCCTCCGGCTCCTCCCGCTCCTCCTGTGAAGGCTCCTCCGACGCAGGCCGTTCCGGTTCCCGGTGGCGGTGCCGGTGGCCCGGGAGGCGGCAAACCGGCTCCCGGAACCGCCGGTGCGGCGGCCGCGGCCGTGAAGAGCCCGCCCGGTCCGGCTCAGGGCCCGGGTGGGCCCGGTCCGCGCCCCGGGGGACCCGGACAGCCGGGTGCGCCCGGCCCGCATGGTCCGGGGCCCGGTGGTCCGAAGGGCGGTTCCGGTCTCGGGAAGCTCGTCACCGGTACCGCGGTGACCGGTCCGGGGCCGCGCCCGGGCGTCGCCGATCCCGACTTGTCGGCTGAGCGGAGCCGAGATCACTCCGCTCCGACGGCGGCCACCACCAAGACGCCGGTCGCGTCGCCGGCGGGACCCAAGCCCGATCTGGACGCCATCCACAAGACGGGGGCCAAGGCGGACGGTGACCGTGCCGCGGTGCGGCGCATCCCGGCGTCGTCGACCATCGGCACCCCTCTTCGCGCAGCCGTGCAGGTGCGCCGGGTGGATCCGTGGTCGATCTTCAAGGTCAGCGGCGTCCTGGCGATCGCCGGCTTCCTGATCTGGATGATCGCGATCGCGGTGCTCTACGGCGTGCTCGCCGGGATGGGTGTCTGGGACCAGATCAACAGTTCCTTCGGCACCCTGGTGAGCGCCGACGGCAGCAGCAGCGGCGGCGACCTGATCAGCACCGGCCAGGTCTTCGGCTTCTCGGCGCTGTTCGGTGTCTTCGCCGCGATCGTGCTGACCGCGCTCGCGACCATCCTGGCGTACATCTACAACGTGTGCGCCGACGTGGTCGGCGGCGTCGAGGTGACCCTCGCCGATCTGGACTGA
- a CDS encoding MarR family transcriptional regulator, whose translation MRALGALRETERAITEASEKYMKLSAQDMRALHYLIVAKNRGEVVTPGMLAGFLSISPASTTKLLNRLERGGHVVRRLHPTDRRAFAIEITPGSELSAKRTVGRQHAKRLNAAARLTSDERDTVIRFLRDMAREISITTADWAE comes from the coding sequence ATGAGGGCGCTCGGCGCGCTGCGAGAAACCGAGCGGGCGATCACGGAGGCGTCCGAGAAGTACATGAAGCTCAGCGCGCAGGACATGCGGGCGCTTCACTACCTGATCGTCGCGAAGAATCGCGGCGAGGTCGTGACGCCCGGCATGCTAGCCGGGTTCCTGTCGATCTCTCCGGCCTCCACCACCAAGCTGCTGAACCGCCTGGAACGCGGCGGTCATGTGGTGCGCCGCCTGCATCCCACGGATCGCCGTGCGTTCGCCATCGAGATCACACCCGGGTCGGAACTGTCCGCCAAGAGGACCGTGGGACGGCAGCACGCGAAGCGCTTGAACGCCGCCGCCCGCTTGACGAGTGACGAGCGGGACACCGTGATCCGGTTTCTGCGTGACATGGCCCGCGAGATCTCGATCACCACTGCCGATTGGGCTGAATGA
- the istA gene encoding IS21 family transposase produces MITLEDWALIRRLAADGVPNKRIAEQLGISRTTVIKAVGSHEPPRYQRSAAPTSFTPFQARVRELLAQTPDMPATVLAERVGWTGSIRWFRDNVKRVRAEGARIDPADRLSWSAGDAAQCDLWFPPYKFVLEDGSRALLPVLVMVPAFSRYMYGRMIPTRTSTDLLLGSWELLGQLGRVPRRLIWDNEPGIGRGNPTEAAAVFAGSLATKFVLLRPRDPESKGIVERRNGFFETSFMPGRTFSSPADFNDQFTEWLATANQRVVRTLKARPADLLAADKAAMLALPPAVLHVGWHNQIRLGRDYYVRVDTNDYSVDPRAIGARVDVSADLETVKVRHGGRVVAVHQRRWARRMVVTDPEHVRIAGTLRTTFQQPVTRPEAETMMRDLADYDRAFGLDPEQVSHP; encoded by the coding sequence GTGATCACTTTGGAGGATTGGGCGTTGATCCGCAGGCTGGCCGCTGATGGTGTGCCGAACAAGCGGATTGCTGAGCAGTTGGGTATCAGCAGGACGACGGTGATCAAGGCTGTCGGGTCACATGAGCCGCCGAGGTATCAGCGGTCTGCGGCGCCGACGTCGTTCACGCCGTTCCAGGCGCGGGTGCGTGAGTTGCTGGCCCAGACCCCGGATATGCCGGCGACGGTGCTGGCTGAGCGGGTGGGCTGGACCGGGTCGATTCGCTGGTTCCGCGACAACGTCAAACGGGTTCGCGCCGAGGGCGCGCGGATCGATCCGGCTGATCGGCTGTCCTGGTCTGCCGGCGATGCTGCGCAGTGCGATTTGTGGTTCCCGCCGTACAAGTTCGTGCTCGAGGATGGTTCGCGGGCGTTGTTGCCGGTGCTGGTGATGGTTCCGGCATTCTCCCGGTACATGTATGGCCGGATGATTCCGACTCGCACCAGCACTGATCTGCTGTTGGGGTCATGGGAGCTGCTGGGTCAACTCGGTCGGGTACCGCGCCGCCTGATCTGGGACAACGAGCCCGGGATCGGGCGTGGCAACCCCACTGAGGCCGCGGCGGTGTTCGCCGGGTCGCTGGCGACCAAGTTCGTGTTGCTGCGTCCACGTGATCCGGAGTCCAAAGGGATTGTCGAGCGCCGTAACGGGTTCTTCGAGACCTCGTTCATGCCGGGCCGCACGTTCAGTTCGCCAGCCGATTTCAACGACCAGTTCACCGAGTGGCTCGCCACGGCGAATCAGCGTGTGGTGCGCACTCTCAAGGCGCGCCCAGCTGATCTGCTGGCCGCCGACAAGGCGGCGATGCTGGCGCTGCCGCCAGCGGTCTTGCATGTGGGCTGGCACAACCAGATCCGGCTGGGCCGGGACTACTACGTGCGCGTGGACACCAACGACTACTCCGTCGATCCCCGCGCGATCGGTGCCCGCGTGGACGTTTCGGCTGATCTGGAGACCGTGAAGGTCCGCCACGGCGGCCGCGTGGTCGCTGTCCACCAGCGGCGGTGGGCCCGGCGCATGGTCGTCACCGACCCCGAACACGTGAGGATCGCCGGCACCCTGCGCACTACGTTTCAACAACCCGTGACCCGACCCGAGGCCGAGACGATGATGCGTGATCTGGCCGACTACGACCGGGCCTTCGGCCTGGACCCCGAGCAAGTGAGCCACCCATGA